From a single bacterium genomic region:
- a CDS encoding BamA/TamA family outer membrane protein has protein sequence MAAFAVAIGTLMLSAPAGRAQSQGIVIKYIEVEGEKNIPATTIIDLLTIKAGDFIGTNALTVLERNADILEKTGWFRSRPILSYEGYEDGAVLVIEVEEWPLFREIRFTGNTLFTAAELQAVIDGISSRPLKKSEAKKEKPSGAEIAPDESAEETGEPGDEEAAPAETAESAVELPEAPAAPADDERWGGNPPLVPGQVISMRTLEWVLVSVILDHYQDKGYIAAWVRDFNVGLEGEEEGIVTVDLGEGYVDEILVSGFKRTKERIIRREIRAVKVGEPLTRDAVTEDFRRLTNTGLFEQVRPDWEPSIKPGYIKMKFEVTEANTGQFGFGAGYSTVSGLQGTISYKENNLFGEAKNVSSTVIFSQDDPGFQVEYQDPNVQSRDISFSARVFSLHTRQQRNPGSVKESELKLDTWGGSVGIGKRFTEKLSGSLSFSVTENAFDVIKGDPFSGYSDVRRSRLMQEGQTRSVTVAGYYDTRDNKFSTKDGDYLALSAEIAGFGGDFDFRKYIQEYRRFFPIGDDKRHTIGVRERIGFADGQLPLYEEFRMGGAYSIRGLEEDAITGSKSVLFNTELRYAIDKDEQFVLALFSDMGWAGESFDDMDGERSAGVGIHFQLPQLGFGAIRLDYGWQIGGENAELLHFGIGEMF, from the coding sequence TTGGCGGCATTTGCGGTTGCCATCGGGACGCTGATGCTTTCGGCGCCCGCGGGCCGCGCGCAGAGCCAGGGCATCGTGATCAAGTACATAGAGGTCGAGGGCGAAAAAAACATCCCCGCGACCACGATAATCGACCTGCTGACGATCAAGGCGGGCGACTTCATCGGCACCAACGCGCTCACCGTGCTCGAGCGCAACGCGGACATACTCGAAAAGACCGGCTGGTTCCGCAGCCGGCCGATCCTGTCGTACGAGGGATACGAGGACGGCGCGGTTTTGGTGATCGAGGTCGAGGAATGGCCGCTCTTCCGCGAAATCCGGTTCACTGGAAACACGCTTTTCACCGCGGCGGAACTGCAGGCGGTGATCGACGGAATTTCGAGCCGCCCGTTGAAAAAATCCGAAGCGAAAAAGGAAAAGCCAAGCGGCGCGGAAATTGCTCCGGATGAATCCGCGGAGGAAACGGGCGAGCCCGGCGATGAGGAAGCCGCACCTGCGGAAACCGCGGAGAGCGCCGTGGAACTGCCGGAAGCGCCGGCCGCGCCCGCGGACGACGAGCGCTGGGGCGGAAATCCGCCGCTGGTGCCCGGCCAGGTCATCAGCATGCGCACTCTCGAATGGGTGCTGGTCAGCGTAATCCTCGACCATTACCAGGACAAGGGCTACATCGCCGCATGGGTGCGCGATTTCAACGTGGGACTGGAAGGCGAGGAAGAGGGCATCGTCACAGTGGACTTGGGCGAAGGATACGTGGACGAAATCCTTGTTTCCGGATTCAAGAGGACCAAGGAGCGAATCATCCGCCGGGAGATAAGGGCCGTCAAGGTCGGCGAGCCGCTGACCAGGGACGCGGTCACCGAAGACTTCCGCCGGCTCACCAACACGGGGCTGTTCGAGCAGGTGCGCCCCGACTGGGAGCCGTCCATCAAGCCGGGCTATATCAAAATGAAGTTCGAAGTCACCGAGGCGAACACGGGGCAGTTCGGATTCGGCGCGGGATACAGCACGGTCTCCGGACTGCAGGGCACGATCAGTTACAAGGAAAACAACCTCTTCGGCGAGGCGAAGAACGTTTCTTCGACCGTGATTTTTTCGCAGGACGACCCCGGCTTCCAGGTGGAGTACCAGGATCCCAACGTTCAAAGCCGCGACATCAGCTTCTCCGCGCGCGTCTTCAGCCTGCACACACGCCAGCAGCGCAACCCCGGCTCCGTCAAGGAAAGCGAGCTGAAGCTTGACACATGGGGGGGGAGCGTCGGTATAGGCAAACGGTTCACCGAAAAGCTGTCGGGAAGCCTGTCGTTCAGCGTCACGGAAAACGCGTTCGACGTGATCAAGGGCGATCCGTTTTCCGGCTATTCCGACGTCCGCCGTTCGCGGCTGATGCAGGAAGGCCAGACGCGCAGCGTAACCGTTGCGGGATACTACGATACGCGCGACAACAAGTTCTCCACCAAGGACGGCGACTATCTTGCGCTTTCCGCGGAGATCGCGGGATTCGGCGGCGATTTCGACTTCCGCAAGTACATCCAGGAGTACCGCCGGTTCTTCCCGATCGGCGACGACAAGCGCCACACGATCGGCGTGCGCGAGCGCATCGGATTCGCCGACGGCCAGCTCCCTCTTTACGAGGAATTCCGCATGGGCGGCGCGTACAGCATCCGCGGCCTCGAAGAGGACGCTATCACCGGCTCAAAGAGCGTTTTGTTCAACACCGAGCTTCGCTACGCCATAGACAAGGACGAGCAGTTCGTGCTCGCGCTGTTCAGCGATATGGGCTGGGCGGGCGAAAGCTTCGACGACATGGACGGCGAGCGCAGCGCGGGCGTGGGGATTCACTTCCAACTTCCCCAGCTCGGCTTCGGCGCGATCCGTCTCGACTACGGCTGGCAGATCGGCGGCGAGAACGCCGAGCTGCTTCACTTCGGAATAGGAGAGATGTTCTAG
- the rimI gene encoding ribosomal protein S18-alanine N-acetyltransferase — protein MEFTIAPMRMSDLDEVMVIERYSFPTPWERSAYEYDVRSNQHARFYTARDAAGALAGYIGSWFIIDECHVGTIATAREFRRRGVARALLSHTAAQGLTEGMKYVILEVRETNAAAISLYEGLGFRIVGRRKGYYKDTGEDAHLMYTDDLNRLLGAHPAASSPPVQ, from the coding sequence GTGGAATTCACGATCGCGCCGATGCGGATGTCCGACCTGGACGAGGTTATGGTGATAGAGCGTTACAGCTTCCCGACGCCGTGGGAGCGCTCCGCGTACGAATACGACGTGAGAAGCAACCAGCATGCGCGGTTCTACACCGCGCGGGACGCCGCGGGCGCGCTGGCCGGCTACATCGGAAGCTGGTTCATAATCGACGAATGCCACGTGGGAACGATCGCGACCGCGCGCGAGTTCAGGCGTCGCGGCGTCGCGCGCGCGCTTTTGTCGCACACCGCCGCGCAGGGGCTGACCGAGGGGATGAAGTACGTGATCCTCGAAGTGCGGGAGACGAACGCGGCGGCGATTTCGCTTTACGAAGGGCTGGGATTCCGCATCGTCGGCAGGCGCAAGGGGTATTACAAGGACACGGGCGAGGACGCGCACCTCATGTACACCGACGATTTGAACAGGCTGCTTGGCGCGCATCCGGCCGCAAGCTCGCCGCCGGTTCAATGA
- the lpxD gene encoding UDP-3-O-(3-hydroxymyristoyl)glucosamine N-acyltransferase, with translation MRTWKLGRLAHFLGGEASGNPEKELTGTCSLEFPHPEKLAFLEDAKQIELLNQIMLGAAIMPPEVAHYFPDAILHSNPRLAFAWAQVAFLAPDSVALPPKADLTDSSPWPFTGGEWRSPIGIHPQASVSGGAQVHQSAEVGAFSRVEEGAKIGAGTILYPFVWVGKNASLGENCRIFPFVSIYPESVIGNRVFIHSGTAVGSDGFGFVSHRGGHTKFPQTGRVVIEDDVEIGANCAIDRAAIDDTVVEEGAKLDNLIQIAHGVRIGRRTLVAAQAGISGGTRIGRWCVIGGQAGITGHANIGDQAVIGAQAGVIGDLDNEAKVSGYPARPHQQAMRSLAALARLPEHLTELEALKRKVRALEDEIKSIRGG, from the coding sequence GTGAGAACCTGGAAGCTCGGAAGGCTCGCGCACTTCCTCGGCGGAGAGGCATCCGGCAATCCGGAAAAGGAGCTCACGGGCACGTGCTCGCTCGAATTCCCCCATCCGGAAAAACTCGCGTTTCTGGAGGACGCGAAGCAGATCGAGCTTTTAAATCAAATTATGCTGGGCGCGGCGATCATGCCTCCCGAGGTCGCGCACTATTTCCCCGACGCGATCCTGCATTCCAATCCTCGCCTCGCGTTCGCCTGGGCGCAGGTAGCGTTCCTCGCGCCCGACAGCGTCGCGCTTCCGCCCAAGGCCGATTTGACCGACTCTTCCCCGTGGCCGTTCACGGGGGGGGAGTGGCGCAGCCCGATAGGAATTCATCCGCAGGCCAGCGTATCCGGCGGCGCGCAGGTGCACCAAAGCGCGGAGGTCGGCGCGTTTTCGCGCGTCGAGGAAGGAGCGAAGATCGGAGCGGGCACGATCCTGTATCCGTTCGTATGGGTCGGAAAGAACGCTTCGTTGGGCGAGAACTGCCGCATATTCCCATTCGTTTCGATTTATCCGGAGTCCGTGATCGGCAACCGCGTTTTCATTCATTCCGGAACCGCCGTCGGAAGCGACGGATTCGGCTTCGTTTCGCACCGCGGCGGGCACACCAAGTTTCCGCAGACGGGGCGGGTCGTGATCGAGGACGACGTCGAGATCGGAGCGAACTGCGCGATAGACCGCGCCGCGATAGACGACACCGTCGTCGAGGAAGGCGCGAAGCTGGACAACCTCATCCAGATCGCGCACGGGGTGAGGATCGGTCGCCGCACGCTGGTCGCCGCGCAGGCGGGCATCAGCGGCGGAACCAGAATAGGCCGCTGGTGCGTGATCGGAGGTCAGGCGGGGATAACAGGCCACGCGAACATCGGAGACCAGGCCGTCATCGGCGCGCAGGCGGGCGTCATAGGCGACCTGGACAACGAGGCCAAGGTGTCGGGCTACCCGGCGCGGCCCCACCAGCAGGCGATGCGAAGCCTCGCGGCGCTGGCAAGGCTGCCCGAGCACCTGACCGAGCTCGAAGCGCTGAAGCGCAAGGTCAGAGCCCTCGAGGACGAGATTAAGTCCATACGGGGGGGATAA
- the lpxA gene encoding acyl-ACP--UDP-N-acetylglucosamine O-acyltransferase, protein MLIHRTAIVHPEAEIAPGVEVGAYSVIGRGCSIGAETKIDSHVVIQENTTIGNGCRIYSHAVIGTDPQDLKYKGQPTFCEIGDGTLIREFVTINRGSTEGSVTRVGSNAMLMTSVHIAHDCQIGDRVIMANLATLGGHCQIGEGSVIGGKAVAHQFVRVGKYAMVGGTSGLMQDVPPFMMAFGQAPAKIVNINAVGIMRNGYSKEDRANLRRCFHLLYRNGNSLAEALEKIEEEFKSGAPLELVQFFRESKRGTCRPVGRNTWVDSRLNNDAQPQEFREAEEDEFFDELTASLPAT, encoded by the coding sequence ATGCTGATTCATAGAACTGCAATTGTGCATCCGGAAGCGGAGATCGCCCCGGGCGTCGAGGTCGGCGCCTACTCCGTCATCGGCCGCGGCTGCTCCATCGGAGCCGAGACGAAGATAGACAGCCACGTGGTGATCCAGGAGAACACGACGATAGGCAATGGGTGCCGCATATACAGCCACGCGGTCATCGGCACCGATCCGCAGGATCTCAAGTACAAGGGCCAGCCCACGTTCTGCGAGATCGGAGACGGCACGCTTATACGGGAATTCGTGACGATAAACCGCGGCTCGACCGAAGGCAGCGTGACGCGCGTCGGCTCGAACGCGATGCTTATGACAAGCGTACACATCGCGCACGACTGCCAGATCGGCGACCGCGTGATAATGGCGAATCTCGCGACGCTGGGCGGCCATTGCCAGATCGGCGAGGGCTCGGTCATAGGCGGAAAGGCGGTGGCGCACCAGTTCGTGAGAGTCGGCAAGTACGCGATGGTCGGCGGAACGAGCGGCCTCATGCAGGACGTGCCGCCTTTCATGATGGCGTTCGGCCAGGCGCCCGCCAAGATCGTCAACATCAACGCGGTGGGAATAATGCGCAACGGATATTCGAAGGAAGACAGGGCGAACCTGCGCCGGTGCTTCCATTTGCTGTACCGCAACGGAAATTCGCTTGCGGAGGCGCTCGAAAAAATCGAAGAGGAATTCAAATCCGGCGCGCCTTTGGAGCTGGTGCAGTTCTTCCGCGAAAGCAAGCGCGGGACGTGCAGGCCGGTCGGCCGCAATACATGGGTGGATTCGCGTCTTAACAACGACGCGCAGCCGCAGGAATTCCGCGAGGCGGAGGAAGACGAGTTTTTCGACGAGCTTACCGCAAGCCTTCCCGCGACTTAA